The Thunnus albacares chromosome 21, fThuAlb1.1, whole genome shotgun sequence genome window below encodes:
- the rps20 gene encoding 40S ribosomal protein S20, translating into MALKDTGKAPVETEVAIHRIRITLTSRNVKSLEKVCADLIRGAKEKNLKVKGPVRMPTKTLRITTRKTPCGEGSKTWDRFQMRIHKRLIDLHSPSEIVKQITSISIEPGVEVEVTIADA; encoded by the exons ATG GCTTTAAAGGACACTGGCAAGGCACCCGTTGAGACTGAGGTGGCCATTCACCGCATCCGCATCACCCTCACCAGCCGCAACGTCAAATCTCTGGAGAAAG TCTGCGCAGATTTGATCCGTGGGGCTAAGGAGAAGAACCTGAAGGTGAAGGGACCAGTCCGCATGCCTACCAAG ACTCTGCGCATCACCACCAGAAAGACTCCCTGTGGTGAGGGTTCCAAGACCTGGGATCGCTTCCAGATGAGGATCCACAAGCGTCTGATTGATCTTCACAGCCCATCTGAAATCGTCAAGCAGATCACCTCTATCAGCATCGAACCAGGTGTAGAGGTTGAAGTTACCATCGCAGACGCATAA
- the LOC122972696 gene encoding ankyrin repeat and SAM domain-containing protein 6-like has product MNFGVPASSLLLLRACDEGDYETARSILEPGAPKESGRQSRLRSEAGSECTSAADMLSLVPVDCTDEEGNTALQFASASGHENLVRCLLRKGASVDSRNNYGWTPLMQAARFGHLTVAHILLENGAEINGRNRLGASVLTMAARGGHTHVVKLLLESGAYVDDYDHLAVAAEAVSNGNNNNSCSAAGFGGGEGCAGGGGGREFMDITALMVASQHGHEAAVRLLLEWGSDVNFSQKTTGWGPLMVATLSGKVAVAQQLVERGADPDRVNVLSKTAFELAMQLKQRDVKAYLDSITTVRPQTDDERRRPDVFSALKLGNSQLVKEILEEDPTQVNSSNQEGASPLMMAAVSGQLEVVQLMVEKNADIDKQDGVHGWTALMQATYHGNKDIVKYLLSQGADVNLRAKNGYTAFDLVMLLNDPDTELVRLLASVCMQVDKDKSKRRGRTSLTRSKSRHSLNNVPVPPDDKGGLKSWWSRMSNRFRRLKLTHTLRHGLSSNRLAPFPDDAEPSLDATMKANMKPAGASNGALAPTPALGGNDISTAWAVKSKDTGLCRTSSEKEDFLITTMLRSGAPLTRLPNDKLKAVIPPFLPPSNFEPWNSDRSRLLREGKSEAPRLPMPPQRKLNSSGNSDITSISRVVSRSIKFPSIPKGPSSSSPSNSGHYHSPHSSGGSNGVAGLNRDSHNRSGGSADSVLSQIAAQRKRAAGLIDVKAQAPEKQHSQTQSPPPLPASAPGLPLPDISLPDIHSHPSLVASDIHSRRKIELNKRPQSGNSSTSKSTSPTLTPSPSPTPKPPAGAGDSLSSASSHPRSKSSGGSSSGTITDEDELSSILKKLSLEKYQPIFEEQEVDMEAFLTLTDGDLKELGIKTDGPRQQILAAISELNAGKGRERQILQETIHNFQSSFGSSASNPRQPGQPRSPTSWMRHQVRSSNKR; this is encoded by the exons ATGAATTTCGGTGTCCCCGCTAGttcgctgctgctgctccgtGCCTGCGATGAGGGGGATTATGAAACGGCCCGGAGCATCCTGGAGCCCGGAGCCCCGAAGGAGTCCGGGCGGCAGAGCAGGCTGCGGTCAGAAGCGGGGTCGGAGTGCACCTCCGCCGCGGACATGTTGTCTCTGGTGCCGGTGGACTGCACGGACGAGGAGGGCAACACCGCCCTGCAGTTTGCCTCGGCCAGCGGGCATGAAAACCTGGTGCGGTGTTTGCTACGAAAGGGGGCCTCGGTGGACAGCCGCAACAACTACGGCTGGACCCCGCTGATGCAGGCTGCAAG GTTCGGTCACCTGACTGTTGCCCACATCCTCCTAGAGAACGGGGCAGAGATTAATGGACGAAACAGGCTGGGTGCAAGTGTCCTGACTATGGCTGCTCGTGGGGGACACACCCATGTAGTGAAGCTACTCCTGGAGAGCGGGGCATACGTAGATGACTACGATCATCTGGCTGTTGCTGCAGAGGCCGTCTCCAATggcaataacaacaacagctgcag CGCGGCTGGTTTTGGAGGTGGTGAAGGTTGTGCAGGAGGAGGTGGCGGCAGAGAATTCATGGACATCACAGCCCTGATGGTGGCGTCTCAGCACGGCCACGAGGCTGCGGTGCGCCTGCTGCTAGAGTGGGGCTCTGATGTCAACTTTTCCCAGAAGACCACTGGCTGGGGACCACTGATGGTGGCCACCCTCAGTGGGAAG gtggctgtggctcagcagCTGGTGGAGCGGGGAGCTGACCCAGACCGGGTCAATGTACTGTCCAAGACGGCTTTTGAGCTAGCCATGCAGCTAAAACAGAGAGACGTCAAGGCTTATCTTGACTCCATCACTACTGTCCGACCACAGACAG ACGACGAGAGAAGAAGACCAGATGTGTTCAGTGCCCTCAAGTTGG GGAATTCCCAGCTAGTCAAAGAGATCTTGGAGGAGGATCCCACTCAGGTGAATTCATCCAATCAGGAGGGAGCGTCACCTCTCATGATGGCAGCGGTGAGCGGTCAGTTAGAGGTGGTGCAGCTGATGGTGGAGAAGAACGCTGACATAGACAAACAAGACGGTGTCCACGGTTGGACCGCTTTAATGCAGGCCACCTATCATGG TAATAAAGATATTGTCAAGTACCTGTTGAGTCAAGGGGCTGATGTCAACCTTCGAGCTAAGAACGGATACACAGCCTTTGATTTGGTCATGCTGCTAAACGACCCAG ACACTGAGTTGGTGCGTCTGTTAGCGTCAGTGTGTATGCAAGTAGATAAGGATAAGTCCAAGCGCCGTGGCAGAACTTCACTGACGCGCTCCAAAAGCCGACACTCCCTCAACAACGTCCCTGTGCCACCTGACGACAAAGGAGGCCTTAAG TCCTGGTGGAGCAGGATGTCTAATCGATTCCGGCGGCTCAAGTTGACTCACACTCTGAGACACGGCCTTTCCTCCAATCGCCTGGCTCCGTTTCCAGACGATGCTGAACCTTCCTTGGACGCCACAATGAAGGCAAATATGAAGCCCGCTGGAGCGTCTAACGGGGCGCTGGCACCAACCCCTGCCTTGGGAGGGAATGACATCAGCACTGCCTGGGCAGTTAAGAGCAAAGATACTG GTCTTTGCAGGACATCTTCAGAAAAGGAGGACTTTCTAATAACCACAATG CTTAGAAGTGGTGCCCCCCTGACCCGGTTGCCCAATGACAAGCTGAAAGCAGTgatccctcccttcctccctccgtCCAACTTTGAACCGTGGAACTCAGACCGTTCGCGCCTCCTCAGGGAGGGAAAGAGTGAAGCGCCCCGCCTCCCTATGCCACCCCAGAGGAAGCTAAACAGCAGTGGAAACTCAGATATT ACGTCTATCAGTCGTGTGGTTAGCAGGTCCATTAAGTTTCCCAGCATCCCCAAGgggccctcctcctcctctccgtcCAACTCTGGTCACTACCACTCCCCGCACTCCTCCGGAGGCTCCAATGGAGTCGCAGGACTCAACCGGGACTCTCACAACCGTTCAG GGGGCAGTGCAGACAGTGTTCTCTCCCAGATAGCAGCCCAAAGGAAGAGAGCAGCGGGCCTGATAGACGTGAAGGCTCAAGCTCCAGAGAAACAGCACAGCCAGACACAGAGTCCACCTCCACTTCCAGCCTCAGCACCTGGCCTGCCGCTGCCTGACATCAGCCTCCCTGATATCCACTCCCACCCCAGCCTGGTGGCCTCCGACATCCACTCGAGACGG AAGATAGAGTTGAACAAGAGACCTCAGTCAGGGAATTCCTCCACCTCCAAGAGCACGTCGCCCACTCTAACCCCATCTCCTTCCCCAACGCCTAAGCCTCCTGCTGGGGCAGGAGACTCTCTGTCTTCAGCCTCGTCCCATCCTCGCTCCAAGAGCAGTGGTGGCTCCAGCAGTGGAACCATCACCGATGAAG atgagcTGTCAAGTATCTTGAAGAAACTGTCGCTTGAGAAATACCAGCCCATATTTGAAGAACAGGAG GTGGACATGGAGGCATTCCTCACTCTGACAGATGGAGACCTGAAGGAGCTGGGCATTAAAACAGACGGACCCAGACAACAGATCTTGGCTGCCATATCAGAGCTCAATGCTGGGAAG GGCCGCGAAAGGCAGATCCTTCAAGAGACCATCCATAACTTCCAGTCTTCCTTCGGTAGCAGTGCTAGTAACCCAAGACAACCAGGACAACCACGCT CTCCAACTAGTTGGATGAGACACCAGGTTCGTTCCTCCAACAAGAGGTAA